TAGTCGAATTGATACTGTCCAAGTAATTGTCTTAGTTTCAGCTCTTTTTCTGGAAAATAGTCCACTTCCAACCCAATGCGCACTTGCAGTTCGGGGTAATAGGAGTTTAACTGATTTTTAATATCAAAGTTGATACGCTCCAGATAGCGATCATGGTCTGAAAAACCTATTACTCCAATCCCTTTTTCCCTGGCTTTCGTTAAAAAAGCAATAAGGTGCTCCAACTCATAACTACCACTGCCATGGGCAACGGGGTGAGTGTGCAAATCAACGAGCATGTACTTTACCCCTTCCCGCTAATCATCATCGATGAGCGATTATAATTATCAGTTCTACGCTCGCATGAAAAATCCTTCTTGTTTCGACTTTTTTTAAAAAATTTTTTGATGTATTTTGTATTCACCTTGAGATACTGTAAGAGCCTTGCTTTCACATGTTTTTGACTTCCTCATACAATTGCAAAGGCTGTTTAAAAATGATATTTAAACAGCCCAGCTTGTAGACAAAGCCAGCATGTATTATTTCGCTCTGGACAAGCTCCTACGCCGTTGACCTTCAGCTCCGCTGCCGACGGCTGGGGAAACCAGTCCCGCTCCATAATACATGCTGGCTGATAATAGTTTGTCGACGGTCTGGGCTGTTTAAAAATGATAATTAAACAGCCTTAGTGTTAGTAGTACTCTTCTTTAATATTCGTTGGGCATCTGATTTAGCTGGGCCAAAGTAAACACTGGTCCGTCCAGGCAAACATAGCAACTCCCGATGTTGCATCGACCGCATTTGCCAATGCCGCACTTCATCCGCATTTCCAAAGTAGTTATAATCTGTTCCGGCGTATAACCCATTTTCGCCAGACTCTGCAGCACGAATTTGATCATAATGGGCGGACCGCAGGTGATGGCCACTTTGCCTTCCGGCGATGGATTGATTTGCTCCAGAAAAGCGGGAACAAAACCTACGTTGCCGGACCAATTTTCATCCCCTTTGTCTACAGTAACGTCAACCTGCATATCCATCACTTTGGGCCAGTTCTCAAAAAGATCATCTTTAAAACAAAGATCCTGCGGGGAACGGGCCCCATAGATCACATGCAGTTTGCCGAAGTCCTGGCGGTTGGCAATACAGTAGTTGATGAGAGACCTTACAGGCGCTAAGCCAATGCCGCCGCCAATAAACAATAGATCCTTCCCTTTGCATATTTCAATAGGAAAACCGTTACCGTAAGGGCCCCTAATGCCTATCTGCTGGCCTACCGCAGCTTCATGGAGGGCCTCAGTCAACATGCCCACTTTCTTGATGGCAAATTCCAGATGGTTTTCTCCTTGGGAGGTGATGGAAAACATTGCTTCACCGATGGGGAGCATGGAAACCATGGCCAGTTGGCCCGGCAGGGGGGTAAAAGGTTTTCC
This region of Zhaonella formicivorans genomic DNA includes:
- a CDS encoding FAD/NAD(P)-binding protein, with protein sequence MPNQALAEQGTVMNPLIPVVGKIIKIVEETPDVKTFHVTTENGKPFTPLPGQLAMVSMLPIGEAMFSITSQGENHLEFAIKKVGMLTEALHEAAVGQQIGIRGPYGNGFPIEICKGKDLLFIGGGIGLAPVRSLINYCIANRQDFGKLHVIYGARSPQDLCFKDDLFENWPKVMDMQVDVTVDKGDENWSGNVGFVPAFLEQINPSPEGKVAITCGPPIMIKFVLQSLAKMGYTPEQIITTLEMRMKCGIGKCGRCNIGSCYVCLDGPVFTLAQLNQMPNEY